Below is a window of Solanum stenotomum isolate F172 chromosome 7, ASM1918654v1, whole genome shotgun sequence DNA.
GAATTGTACTCGGCTGAAAAATGTTGAGCTCCGGAATCTTCCTAAGATCAAGTCACTTGCCATTGATATTGACCATCCCATTAAAATCGAAGCACCAACTCTTGAAAACTTgtattattctagtttttgtttgaataaattgaatattgataaatataagaATCTGAAATCTTTAGAGATATCATGTACGAAGATATCTGATATATATCTCAACCGCCTTATCTTCAGACCTTACTGCCTCGAGAAATTGGTATTAGCTAACATTTCTTTAGGAAGGTTTAACGTTTGCAGGAGTCGATCCCTAAAGGTCTTAAAGATTCATAATTGCAGGAAAATCGGAGCAATTTATGCTCCAAACTTGGTTTTGCTGGAGTATAAAGGACATGATATTCCTCAGCTTAAATTTGCACAAGAATCAAGACAATTGAAGCAGTCACAAATGATTCTTTATCCCTTGTTCAATGTAGACGCGGCATGGTTTTGTCAGCTGAGGCAATCTCTATCAGATTCGATCTCTTGGTCTCAAGTTACCATTTATTTTCACAAATACGAGGAGATCAACATGAATGATTTGCAGCTGCACTGTAGAGATGCTATCCCCAAAGTGGACGTTTTAGATGTAAATTTTTTAAGGCCTACTGGAGAGTGCTCGAAGTTTGTGGATGCCTTGCTGTGGAGTTGTCGTCCCAGGAAACTCAACCTACAATCAACAAGTGAAATGTTTACATGTTTCATGGATCGTTTGATGCATATGAAGAGTTTGAGACGCTCTCTTTCTCATGAAATGGGTTGTTTGATGCATATGAAGAATTGGAGACGcgctatttttcatgaaaggcATGGTCAATTAAAAGAGGCAAAAGTCTACAAATTTGATCAGAGAAATCAGAGTTGGCATCCTGTAGAACACAAAAGAGGAGAGCTCTCAATAAGGACCGTTAGCACGTTggagaaatatttctttttattagatTGGTGAAGCAGTTTATTCGCAATTTGAACTCCCTTATTCTCTTAGAAGTAACGAAATGCACTTCAATTTTTCGCAGcaaaaactgtttttttttatcagataAATGCAGAGAgctttactttttttaatcttctatcGGAGGTTTTTTCTTAGTcgtaaaatttgattttgtttatgtTAGTTTGATACTTGGATTTCTTTTAAGGGAAGGCAatatgaattattagtttttgtGTAATCATTGGTTTAACTTGCCTAAGATCAGAATAGAGAAATATGATGTGAAACAGTATATTTCCTCAACTTATAGCAACGGTATAGTTGTCTCTGTGTGACCTATAGGTCATAGATTTAAACAGTAGATTTAACTTGCCTAACATCAGAATAGAAAAACGAGAGGATCACTATAAACACGATCTACTACACCATTCTGAAGAGCAATGCCAAGACACTTATAAATCAGACACAAAACTTCATAGTCTGAAACGTTGCATAATTTAAACTTATCGATAGGGACTTCTCCGTGATTCTATCCTTGTAAATGGGAGAATCATCTGTATTAACCCTAATGTGCAAGAGAATCTCCAAAATATAAAGGGccatacaaaatttattttagtataGTTTGTTAACCTGAAATCCTTGTGAAACCAAtatcattttttacttaatacAGATGAAAATAATTGATCATATAAAACACTCAGAATGGAGGGAGAATCACATAAGCCTAATTATGTATTAGTTTTAACAACACAAAGTCCCATTGATACCTGCAACTATCTTTATCTGTCGAATTTCATGCTATCAATAGGAGTTGAATCAACAAATCATATAGACTGATTCAATGCAAAAACCACAAGTCTGGTAAAATTGACCTCGAGTTTCATGTTATCAATAGCAGATGCATAAGCATCAATGCAGTTAAGTTGTTCAAAGGTTTCATACCGAACAACTAGTCCCTTTTTGACAAACAAGAGGATCTATAACAAAAGCAGGTAATCACTGAGGCAATACGTGCCATAGTAAATGGTCAGAGAGACAACTTATACTCGATTTTGCCTTTGTCAAGCTGCCACAGGAACATATGAATCCTTATTGTGGAGTTCATACACTAAACGTCTCAGAACGAAGTACTACAACTTCTATTTATATCTAAAAGCCAGGTCCATAGACATCTATTTAACGCGACATTATATTAGTCTAAAAAAAGAAAGGTGCTTAGTGGTTCGATAGACGATACTCCCACCAAACAAGAACAGATGCACAGACCACAGAAAGCAGAAGTCTAAAACACAACTGTATACCACataagtttttcttttcaacaCAGTAATAGTTTGCAATAACTAAAATATCTAATACAAGTGTCTCAAAATTGAAACAGAGAAGTACTTACAAGAGATAAAAATTAACTGTATCACCAATCTAATAAAAAACGAAATCTATTCCTCTCGGTATAGTACCTTATTGCCTCCTTTCCCCTTCCGAGTTCCACAAATTGCCATCTCACTTCTCCCCAATCAAATCTATAGAGTTTTAGTTCTTTTAATTGACTCGAACTCTTCATGTACATTAAACGGTCCATGACATATGCAATCGTTGTACCATTTGACTCGAGGAGGAGTCTCCTAGGATGACAACTCCATGGCAATTTATCATCCACGAAAATCGTGGGCACTAGATTTCCCTCATACACAAGTGACACCAAATTTGGAGCATCAACAATATCCAACTTAGGAGAAGTTTCCGGTTGAGTAACATAAGACAAGTGTTCAAGAGTTGGTGCTTGAATTTTAACGAGCTGGTTTCCAGCTTTCCAAATTAAAACCAACTTGATCTTTTGAAGATTATTCAGTAGCTCAATCTTTTTCAACCCGTAACAATTATCaaagatgaaattgaaaataaacgGACAACTATTAAGTAGAGTCTGAAGCATGTTTTCATCTAAAACTACATCAGATAGAGTAAGCTTTCTCAACGAATTGCACTTCACCACACCACTAGATAATGAAACATGCTTTAAATTACTACCCCTTAGAACCAATTCTCTTAAAGATTTTGATGCAAAGATTTTGAAAATAGGCAAGGGGTACGACGTATAGCTAGGAACACCGAAGACAATATGTTGTACACGGTTCTGAAGTGCAATGTCAAGCCATTTATCAAACATAGGGAAAACTAAACGCAAATAACTAAAGTCTGataattcaaacttttcaaTAGGGATTTTTTCATCCCGATATCTCTCCATGATATTATCCACTATTTTCAAATTGTTGCGATACTTAACTGTGAATTCCAAGTTGGGAAGAGTCGAACATGCTTGCAACCATGTTTTCGAGAGAATACTCAACCGAGTTGCTTCTGTTAAACTAAGGTAAGAAAGTATTTTATGAATGAGACATTCAGGCAATAGATCAGCCATGGTAGGGAGAAGTTGCAACGATATAAATTAGAATAACCTATACACAACCCCTAATTATATAATGAtggtttttgaaaaaaaaaaaaaaaggatggtaaattttttaaatttatttttttaaaagaatttttttccaTCCAAAAGCAAAAATACCATAAAAGAAATACCACATCTTTCTCTCACTGTACGTATTCAAAATTATTCCaactaatatttttatctctACGACACGAgtgagtatatattatttattttaatattacttCTCACACGCATGTGCTTATATTTTGTGACGGagtcaaattattattattaaataaaaattattatatatgtatgattttttaaaaatatacatgatgtaagtttttattttatatctaaatGTACCATATATTTTATGGCAAAAGTGGAAGTAGTTTTATGTTTGAAAAAATTGGTTATTTTATGTCATAATTGATAATAGCGATGAAGgtggagaaggaaaaaaaacatattaacgaacaatgatatataaaaatactagAAAGCATTCTCTGGCCCCTTCTTTACCACTAAACATCAGTCAATAGTTTTGATAGGATGTTCATAAgttcatatacatatatatttattttattttttaatataaatacagGTCTACGGAGAAGCTATGGATTCCATCAAACCCTCACTTATCTCCACCATTCAAGACTCCACTTTATTACATAAGTTTTTGCTACTTCCATGCCAATTGAAACAGTTCTTCATGTCCAATTTGATCCATATATAGTCCTATAGTGAAATCGGGACAAGTCGTAGAGGACGTAATTTGCCTACTATAAGACCACTTTTCTCCTCCACATCTAAATAATCGCCGCCTTCAACAACCCAATCAAATGAATTCAACAACGAACCCAACATTATGGGAACGGTCCTCATAGCCAAAGATATGGCAGGACACATTCTACGACCAACACCAAAAGGAACAAGCTTAAAATCATCTTGACCACGAATATCCATAACATTAGAACCCCAAAACCTTTCAGGTTTAAATACCAAAGGATCCTCCCAAATAGTAGGGTCACGACCAATTGACCATATATTTATTATCACTTGTGAATCCTTTGGGACAAAGTAGCCACAAAGTTCAAATTCTTGCTCGGCCTTGCGAGACAAAAGAGGAACAGGCGGGTGGATCCGCAATGTCTCTTTCAAAATGCAATGCAAATAAGGAAGTCGAACAAGATCGGCTTCCTTTATTGCCTCTTTTTTGCCAACAACTCGTGCGAGTTCCGCTTTAGCCTTTTTCATTGCGTGTGGATTTTTCATCAGCTCTAGCATTGCCCATTCTAATGTAGCGGAACTCGAATCAGTTCCTGCAATGAAAAGATCCTGCAGCCACTCGAAAACAGAAAATATGCTGAAGAAATATTCAAAAACGTAATAATCTCTCTGTTTCAATTTTATGTATGATATAGTTGGACTTGGGACGTATAGAACATGAAATtttaattgaagaagaaaaaggaaatttttGAAGTATGTAAATGCTAACAGCTAAGTGATCTAACTTCATATATTCTAGATAAGTTATCTAAATGGAAGGAATGAAAAAACATCTAAATTAAAAGGTGACATATTGCTTATTAGTGCTTTTTTACCTTTAGCGTCAAAACTTGGATCGATTAGCTATATAAATACGTATATCAAGTttactttattatattaatCAAAATCACTTTAATGCTTATTTTTAGTTGACTTTTTTCACAATAGAATGTTATGAATCCAATGAAGATAAAATGGAGATAAGGTTAGTAAATAGTTGTCAAATGTGACTTCTTTTTTAGACCCAACTATAATTGGATATATGGATAGAATAGGGTGGTGGATGACGTAAGAAGGGAAGGACCACCCTGTGCTTTCGAGACTTAAAAAATGGGGGAAACTATATAAATTGGACCCATCAAGTAAAGTATTTGGCTAAATTGGACCCAATTCAATATATTTATCCTGATTGGAGGTCCAAACCATTTACCCGACTGCTCCTTGTTCAATTCAAGGAACCACTACTTCTTCATCCTTAATACcatcagagtatatatatatatatatatatcttcctCTTTCATATCAGATGGTATCGAACACTAAATGCACATTAGTAGTTAAACACATAGAGTATGAAACTAAGGAACAACAACTTGTAAATAGTTTTGCTTATTAGGATACAACgttcttttcccaaaaaagaaagagtatTGGGACATATGAAGTCAAACATATTCCCTCTATTTTAAAGTAAGTGaattattaaatcatttttcataattcaaaataagtgaattgttcAAAATTTAAGAGAGTTGTTGGAATTTATGTTTACCATTTTTGCTCCTCATTAATTTCAAGAGAGTTAATTGCTTTTTAGAATTTtactttgaattatttatattttttttgaagaatagTTTTGAGAGTATCTAAAAAGGTAGAAGTAAAAAGTGGTATTCATTTTATGTCCTAAATTTTTTCTCTCAATTGAATGTGTATTAtctcaacaattcacttatttcaaaataagtgacgGAGTAAGTAATGTcctgattttaaaaaaaaaatactagttcAAACCATTTAATTAGCAATAAACTAAAACTGGAATAGTATAGACGATGCATGCATGAATTAATTACCAGACAGAGGTGTTCGATTTGATTTCTATCCATAGCAATATTGCCATTGCCATTGCCATCGTTTTCTTCACTCATATTTAGCAAAATATCCAAAACGTCTTTGATTTTCTGGTTCTTTTTCCTTTGCTCCAACCTTTCATCAATAAAATCCCCAAAAATCCGAAACAGTTTAGTAAAACCAGCGCAAGTGTTTCCATTAATCCCTTGAGGATCGATCCATTTCAGCACAGGGAAGTAATCCACCATGTTAAACTTTCCGATCTGGAACGTAATACTCCGGATCACATCCTTAAATTTCTTCTCCGATTTCTCACACAAATCCACTAAATCCGCGGAAAAAATTGTATTCGATAAAACATTAATCGCGATATCAGAAGCAGCTATACCAAAATCCACGGCATCACCAGTTTGGCTGCACCGATGACAGTAAGCAATAAGCTCTGACATCTTCGTGGATCGGATATTCTGGTTCGCGTCGAGCTTGTTTGCAGAGAAGATACACGAATTCAATATTGTCCGGAGACTTTTCCGGCGACTGCTGTCGACCGGTAGCCATACGATGGAGAATTTATGGTGGTTATGAGCTTCGACTGCATCTTTGGGTGTTTTACTTGAAAAGGCGGAATCGTGTTTTTTGACGGCTTCTTTAGCCACGGCTGATGAAGATATAACGATGGTGGGTAATCGGCCCAATTTGAGACTTATTATTGGGCCGTATTTGTTAGCAAGCCGTTCCATCGACTTATGGGGCGGAGCACCGAATATGTTGTGGAGATTTCCGATTAAAGGTAGAGGGATTGGTCCTGGTGGAAGTTTCTTCTTATTACGACCATGGATCAAAGTCCATGCAAGTAATAATAATCCACATATAATGCCTATGTAATACATATCAATTGACATCATATCATAAAAAAGTACCTTGACGTGCTCAGAAATACTTTTTGTActttatatatagagagagatgtTTTTTTGCACTTGATGACTTTTTTTCCCTAATAGACACTCCAATATATATAAACACTCGAAAAATgcaatatgacaattaaaaatggagtGAGAGAGAGAGTAGGTTTTAAACAAATTACGCTTCTTAATTAGGTAGACTAGGGATCAAAACTTGGATAAGCCTAGTAGTGTCAAGTGTGTAAAGATATTTAGTCCCTAAACTAGTTTCGAATCGGGTTGATTAGATGAttctttt
It encodes the following:
- the LOC125870669 gene encoding geraniol 8-hydroxylase-like; translation: MMSIDMYYIGIICGLLLLAWTLIHGRNKKKLPPGPIPLPLIGNLHNIFGAPPHKSMERLANKYGPIISLKLGRLPTIVISSSAVAKEAVKKHDSAFSSKTPKDAVEAHNHHKFSIVWLPVDSSRRKSLRTILNSCIFSANKLDANQNIRSTKMSELIAYCHRCSQTGDAVDFGIAASDIAINVLSNTIFSADLVDLCEKSEKKFKDVIRSITFQIGKFNMVDYFPVLKWIDPQGINGNTCAGFTKLFRIFGDFIDERLEQRKKNQKIKDVLDILLNMSEENDGNGNGNIAMDRNQIEHLCLDLFIAGTDSSSATLEWAMLELMKNPHAMKKAKAELARVVGKKEAIKEADLVRLPYLHCILKETLRIHPPVPLLSRKAEQEFELCGYFVPKDSQVIINIWSIGRDPTIWEDPLVFKPERFWGSNVMDIRGQDDFKLVPFGVGRRMCPAISLAMRTVPIMLGSLLNSFDWVVEGGDYLDVEEKSGLIVGKLRPLRLVPISL
- the LOC125870099 gene encoding putative F-box/LRR-repeat protein At3g44810, whose amino-acid sequence is MGTADMLPVCLIRKILCYLSYREASRMRILSKTWLLAWLDLPNLEFSGKSIAIVDNIMERYRDGNIPIDKFEFDNSKKPDRISALIDKWLGIALQNGVRHLVYRDVTHSKIYPFPIFKFLEANFLGELVLMGCDLMHVSLSNTSNVVICCSLRKLSLSRVRLDKNMLQTILTSCPFIVDLIIRNCTRLKNVELRNLPKIKSLAIDIDHPIKIEAPTLENLYYSSFCLNKLNIDKYKNLKSLEISCTKISDIYLNRLIFRPYCLEKLVLANISLGRFNVCRSRSLKVLKIHNCRKIGAIYAPNLVLLEYKGHDIPQLKFAQESRQLKQSQMILYPLFNVDAAWFCQLRQSLSDSISWSQVTIYFHKYEEINMNDLQLHCRDAIPKVDVLDVNFLRPTGECSKFVDALLWSCRPRKLNLQSTSEMFTCFMDRLMHMKSLRRSLSHEMGCLMHMKNWRRAIFHERHGQLKEAKVYKFDQRNQSWHPVEHKRGELSIRTVSTLEKYFFLLDW
- the LOC125870100 gene encoding putative F-box/LRR-repeat protein At5g02700, giving the protein MADLLPECLIHKILSYLSLTEATRLSILSKTWLQACSTLPNLEFTVKYRNNLKIVDNIMERYRDEKIPIEKFELSDFSYLRLVFPMFDKWLDIALQNRVQHIVFGVPSYTSYPLPIFKIFASKSLRELVLRGSNLKHVSLSSGVVKCNSLRKLTLSDVVLDENMLQTLLNSCPFIFNFIFDNCYGLKKIELLNNLQKIKLVLIWKAGNQLVKIQAPTLEHLSYVTQPETSPKLDIVDAPNLVSLVYEGNLVPTIFVDDKLPWSCHPRRLLLESNGTTIAYVMDRLMYMKSSSQLKELKLYRFDWGEVRWQFVELGRGKEILLFVKKGLVVRYETFEQLNCIDAYASAIDNMKLEVNFTRLVVFALNQSI